From Anopheles coluzzii chromosome 3, AcolN3, whole genome shotgun sequence, the proteins below share one genomic window:
- the LOC120959212 gene encoding FK506-binding protein 59, whose product MEEYHDLSGDGGVQKRILQEGTGDERPSKGCSVSLHYTGTLDADGKKFDSSRDRNEPFQFTLGTGSVIKAFDMGVASMRLGERCILRCAPEYAYGSSGSPPNIPPNATLNFELEILGWKGEDLSPKSDGGIQRFIVQSGSSKKRPTAGGLVKVHLVGRHEGRVFEERDVEFCLDEGKEVGVVAGVELALEKFHKEETARLLLKPQYAFGAQGNSELGIPPNATVEYTVTLTDFEALVERSMMSQDEMLAQAKLLREKGTKYLKEEKHELALKLYNRALTYLYDQSKEGEAAKLAIYLNKILCLQKLNSHDEAKVACVEALKMDSKNVKALYRRGMSNLALGDLDRALQDFSAVLEIEPENKAALNQVTICKHKIKAYNDQQKKVFANMFTKFAQSDSKKAQEEQSRQPDVMKQKFGEWGADEREHEPTRFEQENPDVIMLNDLHKQFRNM is encoded by the exons ATGGAGGAATACCACGATCTGTCCGGCGACGGGGGCGTCCAGAAGCGCATCCTGCAGGAAGGGACCGGCGACGAGCGCCCGTCGAAGGGCTGCTCCGTCTCGCTGCACTACACCGGCACACTGGACGCGGACGGCAAGAAGTTCGACTCGAGCCGGGACCGGAACGAGCCGTTCCAGTTCACCCTCGGGACCGGCTCGGTCATCAAAGCGTTCGACATGGGCGTCGCGTCGATGCGGCTGGGCGAGCGGTGCATCCTGCGGTGTGCGCCCGAGTACGCGTACGGCAGCTCCGGCAGCCCGCCGAACATTCCGCCGAACGCGACGCTCAACTTCGAGCTGGAAATACTGGGTTGGAAGGGGGAGGACCTTAGCCCCAAGTCGGACGGCGGCATACAGCGGTTCATCGTGCAGTCGGGCAGCAGCAAGAAGCGCCCTACGGCGGGCGGCCTGGTGAAGGTGCACCTGGTCGGCCGGCACGAGGGCCGCGTGTTCGAGGAGCGGGACGTGGAGTTCTGTCTGGACGAGGGCAAGGAGGTGGGCGTGGTGGCGGGCGTCGAGCTGGCGCTGGAGAAGTTCCACAAGGAGGAGACGgcccggctgctgctgaagcCCCAGTACGCGTTCGGCGCGCAGGGCAACAGCGAGCTGGGCATACCGCCGAACGCGACCGTCGAGTACACGGTGACGCTGACCGACTTCGAGGCGCTGGTCGAGCGGTCGATGATGTCGCAGGACGAAATGCTGGCCCAGGCCAAGCTGCTGCGCGAGAAGGGCACCAAGTACCTGAAGGAGGAGAAGCACGAGCTCGCCCTGAAGCTGTACAACCGGGCGCTCACCTACCTGTACGACCAGTCGAAGGAAGGGGAAGCGGCCAAGCTGGCCATCTATCTCAACAAAATTCTGTGCCTCCAGAAGTTAAACTCGCACGATGAAGCGAAAGTTGCG TGCGTCGAAGCCCTCAAGATGGACAGCAAAAACGTGAAGGCGCTGTACAGGCGGGGAATGTCCAATTTGGCACTGGGCGACTTGGACCGAGCGCTGCAAGATTTCTCCGCT GTGTTGGAAATTGAACCGGAAAACAAGGCGGCCCTGAATCAGGTGACCATTTGCAAGCACAAGATCAAGGCCTACAACGATCAGCAGAAGAAGGTGTTTGCCAACATGTTTACAAAGTTTGCGCAGAGTGACTCCAag AAAGCGCAGGAAGAGCAGAGCCGCCAGCCGGACGTGATGAAGCAAAAGTTTGGCGAGTGGGGCGCGGACGAGCGCGAACACGAGCCGACCCGGTTCGAGCAGGAAAATCCGGACGTCATCATGCTGAACGATCTGCACAAGCAGTTCCGCAACATGTGA
- the LOC120959210 gene encoding ubiquitin carboxyl-terminal hydrolase 14, with protein MPSFTVNVKWGKESFKNIEVNTDEEPMLFKAQLFALTGVQPDRQKVLCKGISLKDEEWNMPIKNGATLLLLGTKEEVPQEPVEKPKFIEDMNENELATAFDTPAGLVNLGNTCYMNATLQCLRSVRELREALKEYKEEAGGASGLAGLASPQAITMSMKNLFEDMERRNDSITPVLFLQRLHIAFPNFSQTGENGTYRQQDANECWSELLKMLQQKLPAQKLAPEQSVKHSSFIDQWFGGTFDVEMKCTEAEDEPASKSKENFLQLSCFISTEVKYMHSGLRLRLKEQLTKMSPSLGRDAVYSKTSLISRLPAYLTVQFVRFQYKGKEGINAKVLKDIKFPIEFDAYELCTPELQEKLTPMRTKFNEIANAEVERTLKGKNKSKAELEKEKPKTVPQPYCFEDDLGSNNSGYYTLQAVLTHQGRSSSSGHYVGWVRHKDDQWIMFNDDHVSPVDQESILKLSGGGDWHCAYVLLYGPKVLELPVESEDKEGGGDQQQSSQQGTGATTGEKMSVD; from the exons ATGCCTTCATTTACGG tgAACGTGAAATGGGGAAAGGAAAGCTTCAAAAACATTGAGGTCAACACGGACGAGGAGCCGATGCTGTTCAAAGCCCAGCTGTTCGCCCTGACCGGTGTCCAGCCGGACCGACAAAAGGTGCTCTGCAAAGGCATTAGCCTGAAGGATGAGGAGTGGAACATGCCGATCAAGAAT GGcgccacgctgctgctgctcggcacAAAGGAAGAAGTGCCCCAGGAGCCGGTGGAAAAGCCGAAATTCATAGAGGACATGAACGAGAACGAGCTAGCGACGGCC ttcgaTACTCCGGCCGGTTTAGTGAATCTGGGCAACACGTGCTACATGAACGCAACGCTGCAGTGTCTCCGATCGGTGCGCGAGCTGCGCGAAGCGCTGAAGGAATACAAGGAGGAGGCGGGCGGTGCGTCGGGGCTGGCGGGGCTCGCCTCCCCGCAGGCCATTACCATGTCGATGAAGAACCTGTTCGAGGACATGGAGCGCCGGAACGATTCGATCACGCCGGTCCTGTTTCTGCAGCGGTTGCACATCGCGTTCCCGAACTTTTCGCAGACGGGCGAGAACGGCACGTACCGGCAGCAGGACGCGAACGAGTGCTGGTCCGAGCTGCTGAAGATGCTACAGCAGAAGCTGCCGGCCCAGAAGCTTGCCCCCGAGCAGAGCGTGAAGCACAG CTCGTTCATCGATCAATGGTTCGGCGGCACGTTCGACGTGGAGATGAAGTGTACCGAGGCGGAGGATGAGCCGGCGAGCAAATCGAAAGAAAACTTCCTGCAGCTCAGCTGCTTCATTTCCACCGAGGTGAAATACATGCACTCCGGATTGCGATTG AGATTGAAGGAACAGCTGACTAAAATGTCTCCCTCCCTCGGGCGTGATGCTGTTTATTCGAAAACG TCGCTGATCAGCCGTCTGCCGGCCTACCTGACGGTCCAGTTCGTCCGGTTCCAGTACAAGGGCAAGGAGGGCATCAATGCGAAGGTGCTGAAGGACATCAAGTTCCCGATCGAGTTCGACGCGTACGAGCTGTGCACGCCCGAGCTGCAGGAAAAGCTGACCCCGATGCGCACCAAATTCAACGAGATCGCTAACGCGGAGGTCGAGCGTACGCTCAAGGGCAAGAACAAATCGAAGGCCGAGCTGGAAAAGGAGAAACCCAAGACTGTTCCCCAACCGTACTGCTTCGAGGATG ACCTGGGCAGTAACAACAGTGGATATTACACACTGCAGGCCGTGCTAACGCACCAGGGACGGTCGAGCTCGTCGGGGCATTATGTCGGCTGGGTGAGGCACAAGGACGATCAGTGGATTATGTTCAACGACGATCACGTGTCGCCGGTGGATCAGGAATCGATCCTGAAGCTGTCCGGCGGTGGCGACTGGCACTGCGCCTATGTGCTGCTGTACGGACCGAAGGTGCTGGAGCTGCCGGTGGAGTCGGAAGACAAGGAGGGCGGTGGCGACCAGCAGCAGTCGTCGCAGCAGGGAACGGGCGCCACCACGGGCGAAAAGATGTCGGTTGattaa
- the LOC120959211 gene encoding transcriptional repressor protein YY1 — MMSSHHHLHHSHHHQHDNIMSEVEVPDANIVEEVDGSAGFGAEIDYDQYGGVDGHYEEVTCETEDSQGGLMGHHHHHHHHHHHHLGHPGDDDEEILQHEPDIGQAVHEEVLDSSGDALCVYGDINLENEIYIESATTTPGPSSRKRKSLKQSRSGGGGMMNRIRANDGNVHHHNSGSHHHHGLTAVEQLDVNHKRRRWEQKQVQIKTMEGEFSVTMWASGTDDDDGSNPEIDPDYTEYMTGKKITPDSCDSMPGIDLSDPKQLSEFTRPSHKSKGGSGGIGSVKLSSSASSLLLAASPDGPGMILGGDGGSTGGGGGGGGRSSSDVSDRNIACPHKGCTKMFRDNSAMRKHLHTHGPRVHVCAECGKSFVESSKLKRHQLVHTGEKPFQCTFEGCGKRFSLDFNLRTHVRIHTGDRPYVCPFDGCNKKFAQSTNLKSHILTHAKAKRNSSSGSSGGGGSSSRHQSVAQAAAASSPHHSGAGNTILPPQAFVKMESVEIDNDASQYILYTD; from the coding sequence ATGATGTCCTCCCATCATCATCTGCATCACtcgcaccatcatcagcacgATAACATCATGTCTGAGGTGGAGGTGCCGGACGCGAACATCGTGGAGGAGGTGGACGGCAGTGCCGGGTTCGGGGCGGAGATCGACTACGACCAGTACGGCGGGGTGGACGGCCACTACGAGGAGGTGACGTGCGAGACGGAAGACTCGCAGGGTGGGCTGATGgggcaccatcaccatcaccatcaccatcatcaccatcatctcgGGCACCCGGGGGACGACGATGAGGAGATACTGCAGCACGAGCCGGACATTGGGCAGGCGGTGCACGAGGAGGTGCTGGATTCGTCCGGCGATGCGCTGTGCGTGTACGGTGACATCAATCTGGAGAACGAAATCTACATCGAGTCGGCGACGACCACGCCGGGCCCGTCGTCCCGCAAGCGCAAATCGCTCAAGCAGTCgcgcagcggcggcggcggcatgATGAACCGCATCCGGGCGAACGATGGCAACGTGCACCATCACAACAGCGGcagccaccatcatcacggGCTGACGGCGGTGGAGCAGCTGGACGTGAATCACAAGCGGCGCCGGTGGGAGCAGAAGCAGGTGCAGATCAAAACGATGGAGGGCGAGTTCAGCGTGACGATGTGGGCGTCCGgcacggacgacgacgacggctcGAACCCGGAGATCGACCCGGACTACACGGAGTACATGACGGGCAAGAAGATCACGCCGGACAGCTGCGACAGCATGCCGGGCATCGATCTGTCCGACCCGAAGCAGCTGAGCGAGTTCACCCGCCCGTCCCACAAATCGAAAGGCGGCAGTGGGGGCATCGGCAGTGTCAAGCTGTCCTCCAGCGCATCCAGCTTGCTGCTGGCGGCGTCCCCGGACGGCCCCGGCATGATACTCGGTGGCGACGGTGGCAGCAccgggggcggcggcggcggtggcggacGGTCATCGTCGGACGTGTCCGATCGCAACATTGCCTGCCCGCACAAGGGCTGCACGAAGATGTTCCGGGACAACTCGGCGATGCGCAAGCACCTGCACACGCACGGGCCGCGGGTGCACGTGTGCGCCGAGTGCGGCAAATCGTTCGTGGAGAGCTCGAAGCTGAAGCGCCACCAGCTGGTGCACACGGGCGAGAAACCATTCCAGTGTACGTTCGAGGGCTGCGGCAAGCGGTTCTCGCTCGACTTCAACCTGCGGACGCACGTGCGGATACACACCGGCGACCGGCCGTACGTCTGCCCGTTCGACGGCTGCAACAAGAAGTTCGCCCAGTCGACCAACCTCAAATCTCACATTCTGACGCACGCGAAGGCGaagcgcaacagcagcagtggcagcagcggcggcggggGCAGTAGCAGCCGACACCAGAGCGTGGCACAGGCGGCCGCCGCCTCCTCGCCGCATCATTCGGGCGCGGGCAACACCATCCTGCCGCCGCAAGCCTTCGTCAAGATGGAATCGGTCGAGATTGACAACGATGCGTCGCAGTACATTCTCTACACGGATTAA
- the LOC120959207 gene encoding zinc finger protein 345-like: MPPKHCRICYKPDNDDLISVRLKQDDVSIEEMILSLTGISVTGDRRLPQNICLDCLDRLKVAYELRQQCIRTNDWLCEELLGSKADVKVECKAETADAPHSKEPPEVDNGDEEMVQTSVASEVPDLLGEDNGQASSNERVQSDHSDDECNASQENIDGQTESESAECLEMVEELAEEASSLQQLEIEIDTGENECDTKEVYLLSESSSSEEELTIEMIPSEESTVDVEMDLDDGTTEEQYDEEWEQQTSENSPQQSQTTNLQRAMCRISEPNLHTLSVEQGYSIVELRHHRCCCCTDFFPSKEELSEHLRECSADAKSQPDPTARYVCEYCGKQFKLWLVYISHKRLREQRQFYQCQLCHVLLDSATRMISHMLMSEQHANYFKLPRDSIVDRYTSIELPGERCCCCKKYFDRSETRLEHVQLAHRSSAHDAASNLPYGCDACGRRFRSKERLNEHLQYTVDVRQHYCKQCDFQTYNPRRMELHLYSGIHRETGLPAAIELKPLQNSLKKGCRLQYCCFKGCGKPFPHPEALQQHIQAEHRQTLADQKAEAGRISKVINPEHCHECTNCGVIFKSASALHAHRTTALQSNRQAYVCSVCGVRKRTRTDLAAHERAAHTGERPFACEHCDKTFASKKTLASHRLCHTPGQYSCELCGGKFNRKEHLTRHKLLKHGTATIPCEVCGKMFKTRATLTNHMVSHTGEKRFQCRMEGCDKRYGTVGDRRRHEMSVHTQERPHPCAYCDATFVRKRQLTIHERRHRGERPFVCPDCGKDFIDGYPLRVHRRGGCKGKL, from the exons ATGCCTCCCAAGCACTGTCGAATATGTTACAAACCGGACAACGACGATCTGATCTCGGTGCGGCTAAAGCAGGACGATGTTTCCATCGAGGAGATGATTCTGTCCCTCACCGGCATCTCCGTGACGGGCGATCGGCGTTTGCCGCAAAACATTTGCCTCGATTGCTTGGATCGGTTGAAGGTGGCGTACGAGCTTCGGCAGCAGTGCATCCGGACGAACGATTGGCTGTGCGAGGAGCTGTTAGG ATCCAAAGCGGATGTTAAGGTTGAATGTAAAGCAGAAACGGCAGATGCACCTCACTCCAAAGAACCGCCTGAGGTGGATAATGGAGATGAAGAAATGGTACAGACATCGGTCGCCAGTGAAGTCCCCGATTTACTTGGAGAAGACAATGGACAAGCATCGAGCAATGAGCGCGTGCAGTCAGACCATAGCGATGACGAGTGTAACGCTTCTCAAGAAAATATCGATGGACAAACGGAAAGCGAATCTGCAGAATGTCTCGAAATGGTGGAAGAACTTGCAGAAGAAGCATCTTCTCTCCAGCAGCTTGAGATAGAGATTGATACCGGAGAAAACGAATGCGATACAAAAGAGGTCTACCTACTGTCAGAATCTAGCTCCAGCGAGGAAGAACTGACGATAGAAATGATTCCAAGCGAAGAATCGACCGTTGACGTCGAGATGGATTTAGATGATGGTACTACCGAAGAGCAGTACGATGAGGAGTGGGAGCAACAAACGTCCGAAAACTCGCCCCAGCAATCACAAACAACGAATCTACAGCGAGCAATGTGTCGTATTTCGGAGCCCAATTTACACACACTCTCAGTGGAACAGGGATACTCCATCGTGGAATTGCGCCAtcaccgttgctgctgctgtacggaTTTTTTCCCCTCCAAAGAAGAGCTCAGCGAGCATTTGCGAGAATGTAGCGCGGATGCGAAGAGTCAACCCGACCCTACCGCCCGGTACGTTTGTGAGTACTGTGGCAAACAGTTTAAGCTATGGCTGGTCTACATCTCCCACAAGCGTTTGCGAGAGCAGCGCCAGTTTTACCAATGCCAACTGTGCCACGTGCTGCTTGACTCGGCCACGCGCATGATATCGCACATGCTCATGTCGGAACAGCACGCGAACTATTTTAAACTGCCGCGGGATAGTATCGTCGATCGGTACACATCGATCGAACTGCCCGGGgaacgttgctgctgctgcaagaaGTATTTCGATCGGAGCGAAACACGGCTTGAGCACGTGCAGCTTGCGCATCGCTCGAGTGCGCACGATGCGGCGAGCAATCTACCCTACGGTTGCGATGCGTGTGGTCGAAGATTTAGGAGTAAGGAGCGGCTGAACGAACATCTCCAGTACACGGTGGACGTTAGGCAGCACTACTGCAAGCAGTGCGACTTTCAAACGTACAACCCGAGACGCATGGAGCTGCACCTGTACAGTGGCATTCATCGGGAAACGGGGCTGCCGGCGGCAATCGAGCTGAAGCCGCTGCAAAACAGCTTGAAGAAGGGATGCCGGTTACAGTACTGTTGCTTCAAGGGATGTGGCAAACCATTCCCCCACCCGGAAGCGTTGCAGCAACACATCCAAGCGGAACACCGGCAAACGTTAGCGGACCAGAAGGCTGAAGCGGGCCGCATTAGCAAGGTGATAAATCCGGAACATTGTCACGAATGCACCAACTGCGGTGTAATATTTAAAAGTGCGTCCGCGCTGCACGCCCACCGAACTACCGCACTGCAAAGCAATCGCCAAGCGTACGTCTGCTCCGTGTGTGGTGTGCGCAAGCGAACTCGCACCGATCTGGCCGCGCACGAGCGGGCGGCACACACCGGCGAACGACCCTTCGCGTGCGAACACTGCGACAAAACGTTTGCGTCGAAGAAAACGCTCGCCTCGCACCGACTCTGCCACACGCCCGGACAGTACTCGTGCGAGCTGTGCGGGGGGAAGTTCAACCGTAAGGAGCATCTGACCCGCCACAAGCTGCTGAAGCACGGGACGGCCACCATTCCGTGCGAGGTGTGcgggaaaatgtttaaaacccGCGCCACGCTCACCAACCACATGGTGTCGCATACGGGCGAGAAGCGGTTCCAGTGCCGGATGGAGGGGTGCGACAAGCGGTACGGGACGGTGGGCGATCGGCGCCGGCACGAGATGTCGGTCCACACGCAGGAACGGCCCCATCCGTGCGCGTACTGCGACGCAACGTTCGTGCGGAAGCGCCAGCTGACGATACACGAGCGGCGGCACAGGGGCGAGAGGCCGTTCGTGTGTCCGGACTGTGGGAAGGACTTCATCGATGGGTATCCGCTGCGGGTGCACCGGCGGGGCGGCTGTAAGGGCAAGCTGTGA
- the LOC120959215 gene encoding uncharacterized protein LOC120959215: MPGPRSNLWSFFTRDPTGKTAKCALCNQLMSVEKSTYSNLRRHILRKHPSRRHEVAPREKTLHNAMWKHFSKEPEKRAKCRHCSTVLTYKYTTSSLGRHMQNKHVKILLEEQQSSAVQFEEEYEEVYEEEGEQGVFPMHSDEERSQYAAGGCVSGNESDEEMECGGGLIELQPVKNDGLTEPIKLEIVDLNPEPTSNDDPDHELIEGSIHHHHHHQSSRITQYDEAAAMMHHHHELGQEDDLSEVIEETVIGQIMGPEGTAHPGPADPTATEDEERKASAGCLISSSMKHINTKVATFAVHTALEMESLAAQQRIIAQKLVSDILFNAKLDNLDENSLVIVRVGTFERE; the protein is encoded by the exons ATGCCCGGTCCACGTTCCAACCTGTGGTCCTTCTTCACCAGAGACCCAACGGGGAAAACAGCCAAATGCGCCCTCTGCAATCAGCTAATGTCGGTGGAAAAGTCAACGTACTCCAATCTGCGCAGGCACATCCTGAGGAAGCATCCTTCCAGACGCCATGAAGTCGCACCACGT GAAAAGACACTACACAATGCGATGTGGAAACACTTCAGCAAGGAGCCCGAAAAGCGGGCCAAATGCCGGCACTGCAGTACGGTGCTCACGTACAAGTACACGACGTCCAGCCTGGGCCGGcacatgcaaaacaaacacgtcAAGATACTGCTGGAGGAGCAGCAAAGCAGCGCGGTCCAGTTCGAGGAGGAGTACGAGGAGGTGTACGAGGAGGAGGGGGAGCAGGGGGTGTTTCCGATGCACAGCGACGAAGAGCGTAGCCAGTACGCTGCGGGTGGTTGCGTGTCGGGTAACGAGTCGGACGAGGAAATGGAGTGTGGCGGTGGATTGATTGAACTGCAGCCGGTGAAAAACGATGGACTGACGGAACCGATCAAGCTGGAG ATCGTCGACCTAAATCCGGAACCAACCTCGAATGACGATCCGGATCATGAACTGATCGAGGGCAGCatacaccatcaccaccatcaccagtcAAGCCGG ATAACACAGTACGATGAAGCAGCGGCCAtgatgcaccaccaccacgagctCGGACAGGAGGACGACCTGTCGGAGGTAATAGAAGAGACGGTGATAGGACAGATCATGGGCCCGGAGGGCACGGCACACCCCGGCCCGGCCGACCCAACCGCAACGGAGGATGAAGAGCGGAAAGCTAGTGCCGGTTGCCTGATAAGCTCCAGCATGAAACATATTAACACCAAAGTGGCCACTTTCGCCGTCCATACAGCGCTCGAGATGGAAAGCTTAGCGGCGCAGCAGCGAATAATAGCGCAAAAGCTTGTATCGGACATACTGTTCAATGCAAAGTTGGACAATTTAGATGAAAACTCGCTGGTGATCGTGCGCGttggaacgttcgaacgcgaaTGA
- the LOC120959216 gene encoding uncharacterized protein LOC120959216 → MPNTLKSNAIVWHHFSKDPQEKRGKCLHCGQLISYEKSTLSNLRRHLYRKHEEVLRQERDTDTFESVPVHYVWEHFIKQPEEKAKCVYCYSVLGCPKNVVGNLIRHLKSRHPSLVLEQERGQEALFEVVSRTQYHAESIEDSLGTSTSLQELELELDADLFSAEVHQIDGTNLPSSVKIELVHPDTESCPDDADQEVIEEEIINESQQDVEINCEEMDASSQYEEHVHHTEETFSSQTMEESIVRTSTLQGESKELELNESPRRQDNFFSIGMKDISMKTAIYATNVAMELECLPLRQRIFAQKLIADVMFHAKLDNLTEYAMILGKVNRPFDV, encoded by the exons ATGCCAAATACCCTCAAATCCAATGCCATCGTGTGGCACCACTTCAGCAAAGATCCGCAGGAGAAACGGGGCAAATGTTTGCACTGCGGCCAGCTGATAAGTTACGAAAAGTCGACCCTATCGAACCTGCGCCGACATTTGTATCGGAAGCATGAGGAAGTGTTACGACAAGAGCGCGATACGGATACG TTCGAGAGCGTACCGGTACACTATGTGTGGGAACACTTTATCAAGCAGCCGGAGGAAAAGGCCAAATGCGTTTACTGCTACTCCGTGCTGGGCTGCCCGAAGAACGTGGTGGGCAATCTAATACGCCACCTAAAGTCGCGCCATCCCTCGCTGGTGCTGGAGCAGGAACGCGGGCAGGAGGCGCTGTTTGAAGTAGTGTCCCGCACCCAATACCATGCCGAATCGATCGAGGATTCGTTAGGCACCAGCACTTCGCTGCAAGAGCTGGAGCTCGAACTGGATGCTGATCTCTTCTCGGCCGAGGTGCACCAGATCGATGGGACCAATCTGCCTTCATCGGTTAAGATTGAG CTCGTGCATCCAGATACCGAATCCTGTCCCGATGACGCAGATCAGGAAGTGATCGAGGAGGAGATTATAAACGAATCACAGCAGGATGTG GAGATCAATTGTGAGGAAATGGACGCTTCCAGCCAGTATGAGGAGCATGTTCACCACACAGAGGAAACGTTTTCCTCGCAGACGATGGAAGAATCGATCGTACGCACCAGCACGTTGCAAGGGGAAAGCAAGGAGCTGGAGCTTAACGAATCCCCGCGGCGGCAGGACAACTTCTTCTCCATCGGTATGAAAGACATCAGCATGAAGACGGCCATCTACGCCACGAACGTTGCCATGGAGCTGGAGTGTTTGCCGCTGCGGCAGCGGATCTTTGCGCAAAAGCTCATCGCGGATGTGATGTTTCACGCCAAGCTGGACAACCTGACGGAGTACGCGATGATACTGGGGAAGGTCAATCGGCCGTTCGACGTTTAA